Proteins encoded together in one Penicillium digitatum chromosome 1, complete sequence window:
- a CDS encoding LisH dimerization motif — MPPSTTINALSSAIVARFLRSHDYSETLKAFLREADLAPDVGQSSGDDTNNWTIQSLLEEKNTYDQTVNFERYGTSNQQSALWSEPAPSRPVIIQTPTSSNILAASVEQWQKPRGDDDEAVADGALAHSYIVSTGADRHVHLFENAEGNAAIKSFPGLSDSPVLSFISILKGRYILMTNMSGQLLLQHGTQTLDSRKDHAKYAVKVVSYEDKADPSKWWVATAGWDERVFLYCLHIPDEADAPVLRIGEPVTRIELNSNPESLLFVPHVDTDELLLVVSRRDSTYIYYYQVEAASEETDTPSENHSATAEKSPREARLLGQQNLAPHSNAWVAFSPAYMALSPQDPGLLAVATSTLPHMKVIIVRLLFPEAKTAPAPEDPVTQASQALATLDLQNREDAAILVQANTFAPQTAYSTPQVAWRPNGTGVWVNGDDGVVRGIETKTGKMIATLKGGHEPGFKVRAVWSGYVAVPQEKGGPIWEEWVISGGFDKKLVVWKV, encoded by the exons ATGCCTCCCTCCACAACAATAAATGCACTATCAAGTGCTATAGTTGCTCGATTCCTGCGCAGCCATGATTATTCCGAGACTCTGAAAGCCTTTCTCCGCGAGGCTGACCTTGCTCCCGACGTGGGGCAGAGCTCGGGAGACGACACCAACAACTGGACCATCCAAAGCTTGCTCGAAGAGAAGAACACCTACGACCAAACTGTGAATTTTGAAAGATATGGTACGAGCAATCAGCAATCGGCTTTGTGGAGTGAGCCAG CACCATCAAGACCTGTTATCATCCAGACACCGACATCATCAAACATCCTTGCTGCGTCGGTAGAGCAATGGCAGAAACCCCGTggcgatgacgatgaagcCGTTGCAGACGGTGCATTAGCGCACTCTTATATCGTCTCTACGGGCGCAGACAGACATGTCCATTTGTTCGAGAACGCAGAAGGCAATGCGGCTATCAAATCATTCCCGGGCCTTTCTGATTCACCTGTTCTATCATTTATCTCCATCCTCAAGGGCCGGTACATCCTCATGACCAACATGTCCGGCCAGCTGCTCCTCCAGCATGGTACCCAAACTCTGGACAGCAGAAAGGACCATGCAAAGTATGCGGTGAAAGTGGTATCCTACGAGGACAAGGCGGATCCTTCCAAGTGGTGGGTTGCCACCGCCGGATGGGATGAGCGTGTTTTCCTATATTGCCTTCATATTCCTGACGAAGCAGACGCACCAGTTCTCAGGATCGGCGAGCCCGTCACACGCATTGAACTCAATTCAAACCCAGAATCACTGCTGTTCGTCCCACATGTGGACACTGACGAACTGCTCCTCGTCGTCTCGCGCAGAGACTCGACTTATATCTACTACTACCAGGTAGAAGCGGCGTCGGAAGAAACCGATACTCCTAGTGAGAATCATAGTGCTACTGCTGAGAAGTCCCCACGAGAAGCTCGCCTCCTTGGACAGCAGAATCTGGCCCCTCATTCCAATGCCTGGGTTGCGTTCTCACCGGCCTATATGGCGCTAAGTCCACAAGACCCGGGTCTTCTGGCTGTAGCGACGTCGACATTGCCCCATATGAAAGTGATTATCGTGCGTCTGCTATTCCCTGAAGCAAAGACAGCGCCCGCTCCAGAGGATCCGGTCACACAGGCGTCTCAGGCACTGGCAACGCTGGATCTACAGAACCGCGAGGATGCTGCTATCCTCGTGCAAGCGAACACCTTCGCGCCGCAAACTGCTTACTCCACGCCGCAGGTGGCATGGCGACCTAATGGGACTGGGGTCTGGGTTAATGGAGATGATGGTGTAGTTCGTGGCATTGAGACGAAGACAGGCAAGATGATTGCTACGTTGAAGGGTGGCCATGAGCCTGGATTCAAGGTGAGGGCTGTTTGGTCGGGGTATGTTGCTGTACCCCAGGAAAAGGGTGGCCCAATTTGGGAGGAATGGGTTATCAGTGGTGGGTTTGACAAGAAGTTGGTTGTTTGGAAGGTATGA